TCAGATAGTTGACCGGCGCAAGTTGTGCAAACACCAGCATTGCAAGAACTGGGCAATTCCAAACCAGCATCCTCGGCAACTGATAAGATCGTTTCATTTTCGGGAACTTGCAAAGTATGAATTTTGCCTTGATGATTAATTTCTACGGTGTAAGTTTTGGACATATACAAAAGAAGTGCGATCTACGGACAAATTTCTTAGTTTATCTGAATTAGTTAAAAATATCCAGATTTTACTATAAAAATTTAGGTTAAATTCTAGCTACTAATTCAAAATATTTTACTATAAAATACACAAATAAATTAGTTAAATTTGCTTACTATAAATATGCGCGTAGGCGTAGCCCGCCGTAGGCATCGCGTTTCTTTAGAGACTGTATCTGTAACTCTGCCTTTTGGCATTGGTTTGATGGCTTGGAAAGTTGACACCACACAAAAGAAGGCGGTTTGGTCGCTGTATGTGGAATTGGGTGACGCGCATTGCTGTATCAACCTTTGGAAGTTGACCAGGGTTTGGTACGAGAAGCGATTGTCATACTATTGAGATTTTTGGCAGTATCTCTGTTAATGTATCACAGACTAATACCCTACGCGTAAGTCAAAAGGCTTATAGAATAAGCCTTTCATTTTTATTGAAATCTTTTCCAACTCTGCGATCGCTGTAAATCAACAATATACACTATGTAGCGATGATTGCCCTCACCAACAAACTTTAGTCATCAATGTTATAAGGTTGACTCTTAAAGTTACAACATTAAGCCTTAAAGCTAGAACATAAAGCCTTAAAGTTACAACATTAAGCCTTAGAGCTAGAACATAAAGCCTTAAAGTTACAACATTAAGCCTTAGAGCTAGAACATAAAGCCTTAAAATTACAGCATTAAGCCTTAAAGTTAAAGCAATCGCTGATAGCGGTTCTTAATTGCATGGAACACAGACAATTTGTAGGGTACAGCATTGCTTATACATGTCAACTTAAGCTCAAATGCCTACTCTACAAGTGTTTTACCCCACCCTAACTTCTGCCCTTGCCAAGGAGAGGGGCAGTTTTGGCTTTAGACAAAAACAGGGTGGGGTAACGCAAAGAGTGATGGTAAGTTAAGATATCTGAATATCATGTCTTAACAAGGGTTTCACGTTAAGTTGACACGTATGAGCAATGCTGTGCCTTATTGTCTATTGCTTAAACATAATATTTTTTTGCTAAAAATCAACCTTTGGTGATTAAATTCCGAGAAATCACCGATATAAATAAAACTTTTTACTACGAAAAATGTGCTTTTTGCTGAACCAGAATGCAGATTAGTTGAGACAAAATAGCTCTGTAAAGCTTTTAAAAGTGTAAATTTATGCCTCGAAAAAAACGTAGTTCCCGGATTTTAGAAAAAGCTGAGTTTAGAGTTGCCGGACTGAAAGCTATCGATCCAAATATCAATTTTAATGATACTTACAACTTGCAAAATCTAACTCAATTAATAGACAATTTTCACAATATGCTTGATGATTATAACGCTGCTATAGCTATGATTGACTCTTCTAGAA
This Nostoc sp. C052 DNA region includes the following protein-coding sequences:
- a CDS encoding 2Fe-2S iron-sulfur cluster-binding protein; translated protein: MSKTYTVEINHQGKIHTLQVPENETILSVAEDAGLELPSSCNAGVCTTCAGQLSEGTVDQTDGMGVSPDLQKQGYVLLCVAKPLSDLKLETEKEDIVYQLQFGKGK